The genomic interval GTAGAAGGTCCAAGATCTTGAACTGTTTGCAATGATATTCCTGAATCTTGAGGTGTGCCTGCactttcaaaagaaaaaggaggaaaatcTTAGGCTTGCCATGCAACAGAGTGTAATTACATTGAGCACTATATTATCTCATATGCTATGAATGGAATTGCAAACAGCAAATAGAAATGCTGACCAGGGCCAGGGGAGATGAGTATTCCTCTAGGAGAAATCCTGTGGAACAAGCAAAATGCTGCAGGTGATTTTCTTGATAGAAATCAGAAAATTAGTGTGCGAATTTGGACTAACAAGTAACAAGGATGTTTACTAACTTCTTAATTTCTTCCACGGTGATATCATCATTGCGGTACACCTCAAAGTTAGCTCCCACCTCACCCATGTACTGCAAACAGAGAAATTCTATAATGTTCACTGCAATCCAGCTGAAGTCATTTATTATGCTAATATGTAACAGCCTATTCATTTAGATTCTAATGAGTTTCTTTTTGCATATTTTGCAAGTCGGATATCATTTTTACATTCACATATAACATTATTAATTGATGGCAGGTTTGTGATCCTTAGTTTCTGTTGATTTAGGCAGGTCAAGATCTTCAAtcccaatttatttttattttcttctacaATATCTTCCGTTCTGAATCTGGAATCCTAAATTTTTCcattctaatttattagaaagAAGTAATGAAATGCAAAAGACCTGCATTAGCAATAAAGATAATACACTTGGTTTCTGACCGACCAAAAGGAACTTAATTAGGACATGTATTAAAGTTATAGAACTGACTTGGAAATTATAGATGAATATTTGCTTGAGGAATGAACTCCAGGTTCGTATCATTCAGTCAGTAATTTATCCTTTTAGCATGGTCTAGAGTTGTTTTCTGATTTCCATGAAACCGAGTTTGTTTGATGCGCCATAGAACTAAGATTGATGTATGCTATGCCATACTACAAATTGATTTACAACGTGTCCTTTGTTTGTTGATGTGATTAATCAACAAAGACAATGGTTTATTCTGCTAGAAAAGCCAATTAGATATATTTCTCTGTGATGCTACAATTATCCATCAAGCACTTTGGATTTCATGAAACATCAAACAGGATATTCTCGTTTTGTTAATCATTTGCATGGTTCAAACACTAAATAAAGGTGTTACCAAGGATTATAACTGAAGAAGTCAAAGATACCCAATTAAGTCATTTCTAAATAAACTCACTGAAGATAAAACGGTCTTTACGAGGAACATGGCAAGAACAATAAAATGGTCTATTGGCAGAGTTATCATACTTTTGAGAGAAAGGCTCATTTAGTGGTAATGCAATGAGTAAGTTCCCTTTACCTGGCATAAATTATACGTGAAGCTATCGTAGTTATCTATAACTATGATTGGTCTAGTATCTTGCTTTACTCCATCAAATGCGTTTTCACCTTCCACCACAGAAACAGCACTCTTAGCAACAAGCTTTTGCTTCAGAGTTCTTGCGGGTCCACTAGTAACTCCTGCAAAGGAGAAAAGACAGTTAAAATAGCCTCTGAAGTTTCTGAAATATACAGAACAAACATGAAAGCAACACTGCACATTCTAGGCTCATTTCCATTCCTGATACACCATTCAACATACTTAACAATTACAGCTCCCTACATAAGAATCTGCACATGGCTATCTTGGACGAATAGATGGTTAGGGCAACAGTACAACTGTACAAGTTCCTAGTCTACTGTATTAAACAGGAAACACACACAAAATCAATCTTTCACCATCACTACCGAGTAGTAGAATTTTTCGGTAGGTAGGATGGGATGCCCGCCCAAGCAGTTCCCCTGCATGCGATCCGCCGATCCCATTCATTGCGGGCGCGAGCAAGATAATCTATGAGGATGcctggccggccgccggcggccgatCAGGACAAGAAAGATCAGCTTAAGCGCGAACCCACCCACTCACCTAATCGGAGACTGGAGGGGCGGCGCCTCCGCGCCTCCGCGACGGCCGGGGAGGCGGGGGACTGGATCTTGGGGAGGAGccgcgcggcggtggccatcgggctgggcgggcgggcgggcggccggagtggGAGGAGAAGAGTGGCGGAGTTGCTcagaaatttgatcaagtttttggCTTCTTTTGCTGTGACTGAACGGCAAGTCTGCAAACTTCGATCGCTTTGGAATTCTTTCTCACGATTCCTGTCTCCGTCATGAAACGTTGCGATCGGTTAACTAGCTATTAAataggcctgtttagttcgcgaaaaagaAATTTTTAGATGTAAGATCGGACGTTTGATTGGATGTCGAAAGTGGTTTTTCAGATatgaataaaaaactaattttataacccGTCTGGAAACCATAagcttttgagtctaattaatccgtcattagcacatgtgggtaactgtaacacttatgactaatcatagactaattaggctctaAAGATTCGTATTgcgatttcccccctaactatacaattatttttttaatttatctatatttaatactctatgtatgtatgtgtccaaagattcgatgtgatgtttttgaaaacTAAATAAGGCCATAGTCTACTAGTGCGtacatataaatatacttaGTGCTAACCAAAATAAACCATATTAAATTTTAGGGCGATGCAATATTACAAGTTTTAGCATGATTTCTTATGCATTTACTACCAggatttggtaaaaaaaactaaatagatacacatacttaaaatttttaaaaaagctaTGATTTAAAATGATATTAATCTAAATAACCCCttactttcttatttttcaagtagatattttttaaaactattaaACAACGGTTTGTGTAAGATACAAGTTTTCAATTATGTTAGTGTGTGGGAGCTATATATTCGTCCAGCTTGTGACTTGTTAGCGGCTTTTATTGGTTGTAAGGGTGTTGAGGTCGGATGTCCTGTTCTAGTTATTGTGGTAACTTAGATTAGCTGATGGTGTTGTGTGATAGTTGTGGTTTTCGTCTGGTTTTATCTAATTCACTATGAGTTGTAAGGTTTGGTCCCGTTTACTCTTTAAAATGGggtactttttttatatataaatcgTCAGAAAATGCTTGACCGttcgaaaaaacaaaaatttaataaataaaataaatttatatttcaaGTTTTAGTAgttattaataattaattaattaatcaatcacttTTCGTGCTGTAAAAAATCTCACCCGATTTGCTGTAACGAACTGAGCCGGGCGACTGTGATATTCTTTCACGATTTGTGTTTGTGGCAGTGGGACATTGCTGTTTATTCGAAACAattttcaagtaaaaaaaatactcaatGGTAAGGTTGCTAGTAATAGTTTAACAGTTTGTTTGCAGCCCAGCAAATTTCGTTTCCTCACAGATGACACATAACTGAAAGCACTCAATGTAATGTTGTGCTTAGCTGCTAAAGCATGTCACGTCTTAGAAAACAACTACTCCACCATGGAGAATTTTTCCTCCTACTTACTCCTCACATACTTACCATCTCCATATAAGTTCCCTTGTTGTATCATATGTCTTATTCTTCTTGAGCACAGTTATTACAGCAGATTTTGTAGAACAGTTATcgcatcaaaattttcctatgtCACCTTTGATCATGTGTTATGTGTGCCTCTTGAGTCTTGAGGGTTAATGTGGTTGTAATGTGtttaaaaaactatatgaaAGCTCGTGTGTTGCTACGGGAGAGAGATACCTCGAATGAATGTGAGAGATCTCCATTTGAGTTGTGTACCTTGAGAGAGTGAAAGATCACACTATTTATAGACGGTTAATAATGGTTACTGAGGTCGATTCACCACATCGTCTTAAACATCTAATGAGCATCCTCCACGTGAAAGGTAGAGATGATAGTGTGTAAGAGTGGTTCGGCCGATATCCCTCAGCCGCCTTTCACTATCTTTTTTGCCCGAGTCATTGTCATGTGAACCTCGGCATGTATAATCGGTGAATTGCGTCGATTTTCCTCTTATAGGTGGGCCAATGAATCCGTGTGATCGCGTCTGATTGGCTAGAGATATGTTTCTTCCTTGTTGGATGTATTTTCATACATAATcatatgcatacaaatatttCATCACACTTTATAGAAATGGTCAGTAATAAACCCTATCACTATGTCTGGTGTTTCATTTTATTTGCTTTTAAACGAAAATTGACTGCCAGATTCAATATTTAAGGATCGTCAACGGTGTGCAGTTACTAAATTCTGGTTTGTAGGAACTATAGTAAACTATTCAAGTCTTCACTTATTGTGCACTCGCCTCTCGCCACATCACCACATATGTTATTCACGTCTTAAATTTGAACTACACATCATATtgacacaatattttttttaaataagcgATTAAAACCTAGCTTCTATGTCAACAATGGTGTACATAACCAGCAAAGTTTAGGGAGTAAAAAACATTGCCTTACACAAAGTTcgctttaaaaaataaagagtaaattttactttggaccacccttcaaccaatgttttcactttagaacgggtaattttattattgtcactttggaccaccctcaAATCTTTTTTCCATCTACATCCAATTTATCATGTCAAAGAAATGGTCTACATACAGCTAAGGAGATTTATCGACGAATAGTAGCTAGCATACTCGAGGTCAttcatatgcttgagaagaGAGTCGGAATagtccaaaataaaacaaaggtAAGATTACCTGGTCAAAAGTGAAAACATCAGTTAAAGGGTGGTACAAAGTAAAATAtcggtaataaaaggtggcccaaagtgaaatttactcttttctactattataaaaattgaggatgtttttgtcggtactttGATACGTCATTTTtgtatgagttggtttttaagttcattcgcttttggaaatgcatatctgtatttgagtcgggttttaagttcgttcgcttttgtaAATACAGAGGGATTTGTATaagaaatatctttaaaaaaacccATATGCTAACTTGACATAATTTtcgagaaaaatatatattcaggCGAATTCTCACAatgaacaataataagattaaaatagctttcCCCCGTTGCAgtgcacgggtattttttctagtaaaaataaaaaataaacttagacTCAAAACATTTACAAAAACAACCCCTAAAGTTACTAAAGCCCAAAGTGCTATCCACGATCCATAGCAAGCccagcccaacccaacccaacccaacccacccCAGTCCAGCCAACTGGACAATAGTCtccacacccccccccccccccccccccccactatCTCCGTGAG from Oryza glaberrima chromosome 3, OglaRS2, whole genome shotgun sequence carries:
- the LOC127767244 gene encoding anthranilate synthase beta subunit 2, chloroplastic — translated: MATAARLLPKIQSPASPAVAEARRRRPSSLRLGVTSGPARTLKQKLVAKSAVSVVEGENAFDGVKQDTRPIIVIDNYDSFTYNLCQYMGEVGANFEVYRNDDITVEEIKKISPRGILISPGPGTPQDSGISLQTVQDLGPSTPLFGVCMGLQCIGEAFGGKVVRSPYGVVHGKGSLVHYEEKLDGTLFSGLPNPFQAGRYHSLVIEKDSFPHDALEITAWTDDGLIMAARHRKYKHIQGVQFHPESIITTEGRLMVKNFIKIIEGYEALNCLP